One Lycium ferocissimum isolate CSIRO_LF1 unplaced genomic scaffold, AGI_CSIRO_Lferr_CH_V1 ctg10367, whole genome shotgun sequence genomic window, aaccggagtagacacaagGATAGGAGTATTAACCAAGTCACAAGTCGTATCAAAACTCCTAGAAAAGTAAGTAGACACATACAAAAGATGGAGCCCGGATCAAATAGTGCAGAAGCTTACCGACGTGAGATAATCTGTGATAGGCATCCCGAGCCCCTCGGCGGTCGCTGCACTCGGGATGACATAGCAATGGCACGCCCCACCACTTTCGAGAACCTGGGTCCTCTGAGCGCCCTCGAGCACCACCCCTACGGCCCGATAACCGCCCCTGTTGGACGGAGCACCACCTCTACCTGTCGTGTGACCACCCTGCCCAGTCTGAGCACGGTTTCCACCAAAAGATCCCCCTCCTCTAGCTGGAGCAACTGGGGGCCTGGGAGCCTAAAATTGACCACTCTGGTTACCCTGTCTGAGTCTAGAGAAAAACCTCTTGATGAGCCCCTGCTCACCACACTCAAAGCAGGAACGATCAAGAGTAGCCCTCTGAACTAACACCCAAGAAGCTAAAAAACCTTCCTGATCTGGAACTCGGGACTGAGAGCCCCCTGCCTAGCTTATAGAGTACCGAACGACTCCAGATGAGCCTCCAATCAAAGTCGACATAGTCTGTTAAACCTGACGACCTGAGTAACTCTGGGATCCCCGTCCCTTAGAAAATGTACCACTGTATATTTGTTGTAGCAATCTTGACGGGCACCCTCAACAGTCTTCGCGTGGTCCATAACTTCCTAAAAAGAGCAACCTCTGATCACCAGCTGAAGATCTGACAACTGAAGGGCAGTATTCAACTCTTTCACAAAACGTCTAACCCTCTCGTCGGTAGGCAAAAGCTGGAGAGAATATCGAGCCAAAGAGTGAAATCAGGACTCGTAAGCAGCGACAGAAGAATTTCCCTGCTCAATATTACTGAACTCCATCATGCCTCCTGACCCTCAAATTACGAGGAACATACTTCTCAAGAAAAATCtagtagaactgagtccaagtcaacgGAGGCAAGTCCGCTGACTACACTCTACAAACGCCCTCTACCATAACTTGGCATCCATCTCCCATGAGCTGAAAAGTCCTGAAACTCTACTCCATACTTCTCGAGTGCCCCTATCGTATGGATCCTCTCGTGGCAATTAATAAtgaactcataggcatcctaAGGTGCCGGGAAATTGAGGCACAATTGGTacctttttacgagaagttttacttgtttttaggcaAGTGGGTGTGGTTTTGATAAGTTTTTGTCACGTTCCAGGTGAATCATAAAGTTCGGGTTCAAGAAGTAGAAGTTACAGAAAAGTTGCACTGAAGCTTGATTTTCACAGGCCGTAGAAAGTTGCACGGACCGTATTTCTGGTCGTACAAAAGGTGGAAAAGTAACAGAATGTCACAGTGGATAGATCTTTGAACCACGaacaattatacggaccgtacaatattgtatGGGCCGTATAAGTGGATGTGACGAAGGTTGGAAGAAGTTTCACCGGCAGGATTGTACGAGCCGTATAAAGTTACACGAACCGTGGAATGCCAGTTCGTATTGTTCTTTGCAGACACATAGATGAAGGCCGTATAAGTCTTATACGGTCCATGAAatgttgtacggaccgtataagtaccGCCTGAGACTTAAGTACAAATTCTGTAATTTTACattttgaaacctataaatagtccattgtagggttttaattgttatcagttatgatattttgacttttggcttagaacattaaataccctctagtttttgaaggttcagacatcaattcaagtattaccaagtcctcttttcttccaaagtaagcaattatgaattcttcaatttcttattttttgttctttgccatgagtagctaaattctcttactagggttgtgaacccaatgatgggtgttttgtgattgggtttgtgattgatatatgcataatggattgctagggtttatttattcttcattcttcattcataattaatggttgcaaacattgattaaagccataaaccatgatttatttgggaaaataattagggttggtaagaataaataacaagaactcaaagctttacactttttttaacagattcacttaggaataagatgaatctacttggcataattaaccgttcttcatatcactttcttatatttgtaaaaatcatagaaagaaataatctttatttattggaaaaTAGAGTAGAGATTcgcatagaggttaagtgcattcatatagcaatccattagaagtatatcaagagcaatacccatgatcatacacttcatctaaaggggacacaaccttagtttcttttaccataaattaccaCCAAAGCAAGTAGGTAGCGattaatcataaaaaaaaatgcaacttttaccaaaatcatcggattaagacattagacctaaatttaGCATTCTAcaactttagtaaccttttcacaccatattccctgtggggtCGTATCACATCCTTTACCTCAGTaccaaagaactctggaggcttcatcttagtgaacctccaaaataaatcatgtTCGTCACCTGTCATCACCGGTCCTCCCACTAGCCTAGGAAATAACTCAGGTCCTGGGGCCTCATCCAAACGTGGAGCCACAGCTGCGGCACTCTGTGCCCCTGGCGCCTGAACTGGAGCCTGAGCCGGACTACCTGGTCTCGCACCCTAATTACCTGCTGCTGCTGGTAACGCACCTGCCTCTACTAAGACATTCAATAGGTTCAGCACTCGAACCATAACATCTGATAGCACTGAAGTAGTAATAATATCTATCCGGCTGAGCTGGTGCTGCTGCGATCTTAGTTGCCTCATCCTAAACAACCTGAGGCTCAGAGGACTCAGTGCATTGCTGACCAGCCGCAGAAGCCCCTCCCCTGGCTGGTGCTGCTGCTCCCCTGCCTCTATCTCGACCACGGCCTGGCCTCCTCCTCCACGAGCTGCAGCCCAAGTGGCCAGACCTCCCCCGCGAGCTGCGGCCCTAGAGGCCGGCGCGGGTGCCTCGTTAGCTGCTTCTGCCGCACGAGTCCTCactatctgtgagagaatagaaagaaatgtcagataccaatttgaatcatccagataccaattagaatcaagtagcacgaacgAGAGAAAGACATTGAAGTTtcctagtgtcccatagcctctcgaagataagtacagaagTCTCTGTACCGATTcgcaggactctactagacatgtccttgtccGATGAGATCAACGAACCGAaggctttgataccaactttgtcatgTCCCAACAGACGTGAGTGGCACCGACACTAATCctatagtgggcgaaccaatccctTAATCCATTATCAAGCCAATTTCAAATACTTAAACACATTAATAAACATTGCTCACGAATAACGGAATAAAATATctgacaataaaataaataaaataatgagtGCGCAAATCTAGCTATTACATCCCCAAATCTGAAGGTCACCGTACGAGGACTCTAATGAACAACGTCTAAAGAGAAGAGATCTTTTGTCTAAAAATACACATAATGTCTGGgatgaaaatagacatctgaaataaagaaagatcttcaggcggcatagcatggataggagctcaacCTCTGATCTAGATAACGAATAACCTCAACTAGATGCGAGGTCTGGAAGACGTCTTTGGCTCAAAATTCGCACTCACCAAAAAAGTgaagcaagtgtaggtcagtacaaactggtaggtatcataggccgactaagattagtatcatgcatacacatATAAAATCAATGGAATAGGAAGTCAGGCAGAACAAAAAAGAATCACAATAAATATCCTCAAATAATTCTCTTTCAGAATCAATCACCAGTTATCAACAATGAAACACCAATACTCAAGCCGTAAGTAAAACAATAAACAATGAAATTTCCCAGCTCTATCACATAtctgtacacatatgctaaatggtattattttccccaaatatccatgacttgcaggggacccatggtttccatgtactactcattccggaatgaacctcgaagcacgagctcacaactaggccacattgtcaccccttgtcaaatgtgccttaatagatgtatatgtttcatctcaatcatcatcaataaacgccccataatcacatcacaaGAATAGCTCAAATACACGTGTCAAGTCAACACCAACGAAGTATAAGCAAATAACACAAGCCATAATAAGATTCACAAATAATTTGctcaataataatataatatgtagCTATCTCAATTCATCTctgaagggtatatatgaacacTTCCCTTTCAACAGTCTCAAGAATACAATTCAAGTTTATCAACCACAATAATGGAGAATCACTTCACACAATTTAATCATACGACTAACAACAATCACTAAACTCCAAGTCTGAAgacctagacatgctttctcccataaattctacgacatatacaatcaactaatcaaagtctaactcaagtaaaccataacctacctcaaagcagatCTGAACAATGGAATCACTTCGCAACAACCTTTCCCTTTCGCAAcgcctcagaacgctcaaagtctagaaatcataatACTAAGTAAGTAAGGAGTATTGACTCAATTTATGGGTAttataatcaattcaaccctaCAAATCTGGTTTTAGCCAAAGTTCCCATTGTTATTGGAACCGTAGGTCTCAACAAACAATTTCCATCATTGAATATCCAATTCCCATGCTATGAAGTGATAATCTCAACTCTTAGATGATTAAATAGCAATAAACAATAACCCATTAATATTATAGGGTTTCATGAACTTAGGTGTTCTAACCTTTCAATTCTCCCCAAACTAGCTTTTATTTGGTGCTAGGAGTTAATAAGTTTAAAGAACTAACGAAATTAATGGTGGAAAGTTACCTTGATGAAGAGTAATGACCTTGCCTTAGAAAATTCTCATCAAGTGTTCTTGGGAATTGTTTCTGGAATTATGTGAGGTGTGGGGTCGAAATAAGGTATTAAACTGAGGTTTCTTACTTCATGAGGACTGCTGTAGCGGTCCCCGCTTCGCTGCAGCTGCCTTGCTACAGTGAGAACCCCCTTCGCTGCAGTAGAGAATGAGAAATTCAACCTTTCACTACAGTGCGACCCCTTCTGCAGCGGGCTCATTGCAGCGGAAGTCCTTCCGCTTCAGCAATGCTTTTTAGGCAGTGGGCTCAAAATTTCACTACCTTTTATACTTAGTGtctcaaaatcattctaaggcTTTATGAACACAAGCCAACAAACAAACCAAGTTAAAAACACATCACATAGTCACTTTTATATCCGAAAGCACCACATAAAACACACCCCAATTTATTTAGGTCCGCTCATTCCTAATCTCGGGAAAGTACTAGCAAGGGTAGAGTGGTAAAATTACGCATAACAACCAAGCGGTCATTACACTAAGTTTCTCACAATTCCtcataataaccacaacacaaGTAAAGCAGTTTATACCTACCAAAAAGAAGACCCTTTTTCTAAAAAACGCTCCCaaagaaaaccctaatatacaAACCCTAAACCTTAGTTCTCGTCGTCGGCATGGCTACGGCGGCCGCCGGTGCATGGCCGCCCCTACCTGGGCGTAACCATCATCAGCCTCAGGAGGAACCACCACCAAAACATCTATATGCCTAGTTATTAAACCCTTTGATCCAAACAACCAATATAAAACCCAACCCAAACCCTATTCAAGAGAAACCTTTAACGTATGTGCATGATAAACCCATGGTGTTATGGGATGAAGCTGAAGTGAATGCAATGATAATACAAGAGAAACTCCAATATGCAGTGATAAGTAAGTTGTTATATGGATGGCCTGAACTTGGAGATATTCCCTCTTCAATATGAGCTCAAATCTGAATGCCGTATTGGATACTTGTGTGAACGACATTTGCTCCTCAGATTATCATCAATGGAAGACTATATTCATGTTATGTCCAAACTTGCATACTATTTGAAGGCTAAGGATGGATTTTATCATATGAGAGTTCAAAATTGGGAACCTTGGTTCCATCCTGAATATGAAACCTCGACTGTCCTTGCATGGATATCTTTTCCTTCATTAGCTCCAAACTTTTTTATTAAGGAGTCTCTTTTTACAATGGCTAAAACAGTAGATAAACCTTTACATGTTGACATGGAAATGAAGAACAAGTCTAGACCTAGTTGTGCAAAGGTGAAGGTGGAGGTTGATTTGCTAAAAGACTTACCTAAAAGAATAAATGTTGGCATGAGGAGGTTAGGTACTGGAGATATCATTGCGTGGATCGATATAAAGTATGACTACATGCCAAAATATTGTAAATCATGCAGATTACAAGGGCACAATGTGAAGGAATGCTTTGTACTTCATCCAGTTTTAAAACCAGTCAAGGAGAACAAGAAAGAGGAATCTGCAGAGACAAGTGTTACTGCTGCAAACATGAAACGACAAGAGCTGATGACAAAGGATGCTACATGCACAAATCTGGTGATAgacaaatgaaagaaagaaatgaatagTGTAGTGCCATCAAAAGATGCATGGAATCATGGTAGGAGAAAGAATGAAAGGATACAGAAGAGGACTCAAGACACTATGAACAAGAAGGAGGTTCATGAAGTGGTGATCAATGGTTGGGGGTTTGTAAAGGATAAGAGAAACTTCAATAAACCTCAATCTGATACTGTGGAAAAAGTTCATAATGCTGATACTGTGGAAATAAATAATTCCTTTGCAATCCTTGATGAACAAAATAAGAAGACAATCAACTTGGAGGAAAATGAGAGGCCAAGCAAATGTAACTCTGAACCAGGAAAAGAATCAGCAAAACCTTGGGTAGAAAAATCTTTTAGTAAACAAGCAAAGAGTAGTGTCCCTGCTGAAGAACCAGTAGCACTATCAGATGTTATGCAGCACAATCATAATGAGGTTTCACTAGTTGATGCAGATGGAAGCAGTGGTTTAAAGATGATAAAGGAGGTAGATGTATCAACCAAAGAGAGAGTAGAAAAGACTGATCAAATAGAAGAGCATGCCCCCAATAATAATGCAGACTAGACTGACACAGATGATAGAGAAGTTAAAAGGTTAGAAGAGTCAGATGGAAAGCTTGCAGAATCAGAGGAGGGGCACGAATCAAATGGAAAAATGTCTAGTAGAAGCCAGGAAGCAGTGGTGGAAAAGGGTGAACATGATAAGTGGAAAGAGGATAAGATAGAAGATGAGGAAAGAACAACTTCAGAAACTGAGGAGCAATCCTCAGATATTAGTCCTCTTAGTAACACAGAGGAACCTGGTGGATCAGTTCCAAAGGCTCTAAGAAGTAGTTCCCCACAGGAAATTAGAAAT contains:
- the LOC132041477 gene encoding uncharacterized protein LOC132041477 translates to MDGLNLEIFPLQYELKSECRIGYLCERHLLLRLSSMEDYIHVMSKLAYYLKAKDGFYHMRVQNWEPWFHPEYETSTVLAWISFPSLAPNFFIKESLFTMAKTVDKPLHVDMEMKNKSRPSCAKVKVEVDLLKDLPKRINVGMRRLGTGDIIAWIDIKYDYMPKYCKSCRLQGHNVKECFVLHPVLKPVKENKKEESAETSVTAANMKRQELMTKDATCTNLVIDK